The Daucus carota subsp. sativus chromosome 2, DH1 v3.0, whole genome shotgun sequence genome includes a window with the following:
- the LOC108205760 gene encoding BTB/POZ domain-containing protein At5g41330 has protein sequence MAPIIASRLPANGSKSKQADSSSSNIFTIDVGGQLFQTTKQTLTQSGPDSILSKVCNTSDASVPFIDRDPELFSILLSLLRTGNLPSKAKAFDLQDLVFEAKFYGIEKLLVNSQSNPDQFEPFNLEKALILNLSGRDSPSSICTTPYGSVHVAHGSKITSFDWSLQRKSTILTQFTAVDSLLSLSPVVVAAGATDFSGLQILDLDQGFLKETLYWENVTRSSSTVQSIGASPDFLFTSFESGRRNSSAIMVYDLNGDFRPVIEIGHCEIFGADLDSAIPATKLSWVPSYNLLMASGSHSGPHGVLGNIKFWDIRSGNVVWELKEKVDCFADVTVMDNLSAIFKVGVNSGEVFFSDMRNIGAEKSWECLGDSQKPINGKKEGLGCKIKSHGNQVFCSKGGDLEMWSEVMVGSLRKNGTDAEERMFRKNLMGRAKDVGGSKITNLDFGGNKMFVTRKDQQFVEVWQSSVRGY, from the coding sequence ATGGCACCCATTATAGCTTCAAGACTCCCTGCAAATGGGTCGAAGTCAAAACAAGCAGACTCGTCAAGCTCAAATATTTTCACCATTGATGTGGGTGGTCAGCTGTTTCAGACAACCAAACAGACCCTAACTCAGTCTGGCCCTGATTCTATTTTATCTAAGGTTTGTAATACATCTGATGCTTCTGTACCTTTTATTGATAGAGACCCTGAATTGTTTTCAATTCTGCTATCTTTACTTAGAACTGGTAATCTTCCTTCTAAAGCTAAGGCCTTTGACCTTCAAGATCTTGTTTTTGAGGCCAAGTTTTATGGTATTGAAAAGCTTCTTGTTAATTCTCAGTCAAACCCTGATCAATTTGAGCCTTTTAATCTTGAAAAAGCTTTGATTTTGAACTTAAGTGGTAGAGATTCACCTTCTTCAATTTGTACCACACCTTATGGTTCTGTTCATGTTGCTCATGGTAGCAAAATCACTTCTTTTGATTGGTCTTTGCAAAGGAAATCCACTATTTTGACTCAGTTTACTGCTGTGGATTCTTTGTTGTCATTAAGTCctgttgttgttgctgctggAGCTACCGATTTTTCGGGGTTGCAGATTCTTGATCTTGATCAGGGTTTTCTTAAGGAGACTTTGTATTGGGAAAATGTGACTAGGTCTAGTTCAACAGTTCAGTCAATTGGGGCATCTCCTGATTTTTTGTTCACTAGTTTTGAATCAGGGCGGAGAAACTCTAGTGCAATTATGGTTTATGATCTGAATGGTGACTTTCGCCCTGTGATTGAGATTGGTCATTGTGAAATATTTGGTGCTGATCTTGATTCTGCTATTCCAGCTACAAAATTGAGCTGGGTACCTAGTTATAACCTGTTAATGGCTTCTGGTTCACACAGTGGACCTCATGGAGTATTGGGTAATATTAAGTTTTGGGATATTAGGTCGGGTAATGTGGTCTGGGAGCTAAAAGAAAAGGTTGATTGTTTTGCGGATGTCACGGTGATGGACAATCTTTCTGCAATATTTAAGGTTGGTGTGAATTCAGGAGAAGTTTTCTTCTCTGATATGAGGAACATTGGTGCTGAAAAATCTTGGGAATGTTTAGGTGACAGTCAAAAGCCGATAAATGGGAAAAAGGAAGGTCTCGGTTGTAAGATTAAGAGCCATGGCAATCAAGTGTTTTGTAGTAAAGGAGGAGATTTGGAAATGTGGTCTGAGGTGATGGTAGGGTCTTTGCGGAAAAATGGTACTGATGCAGAGGAAAGGATGTTCAGGAAGAATTTGATGGGGAGGGCAAAGGATGTCGGAGGAAGTAAGATCACCAACTTGGATTTTGGAGGAAACAAGATGTTTGTCACAAGGAAGGATCAGCAATTTGTGGAGGTTTGGCAAAGCTCAGTAAGAGGTTATTGA
- the LOC108209952 gene encoding short-chain dehydrogenase TIC 32, chloroplastic — MWIFGLTGKSGFSARNTAEQVTKGVDGTGLVAIVTGSSNGIGIETTRVLALRGVHVIMGVRNCKAGEKVKEDICKKIPGAKIDVMEIDLNTFASIRKFAAAFIATGLPLNILVNNAGIMAPPFTLSKDGIEQQFAVNHLGGFLLTNLLLDTLKNTARDCGKEGRIVNIASTLHTYTYKEGILFDKINDKDCYDPNYAYGQSKLCNILHCVELSRRLKEEGANVTANSLHPGLIATNISQNSGILGCYLACTQFLLKNIPQGAATTCYVALNPKVNGVSGEFFQDNNIVKASKMARDPEVAKKLWEFSLTFTEAK; from the exons ATGTGGATTTTTGGATTAACCGGAAAATCTGGGTTCTCAGCTCGCAACACAGCTGAGCAAGTTACTAAGGGAGTTGATGGCACCGGTCTTGTTGCCATTGTCACTG GATCATCAAATGGAATCGGAATTGAAACCACCAGAGTCCTTGCTTTACGCGGTGTTCATGTGATCATGGGAGTGAGGAACTGTAAGGCCGGTGAAAAAGTTAAAGAGGACATATGCAAGAAAATCCCTGGTGCCAAAATTGATGTCATGGAGATTGATCTCAACACATTTGCCTCCATTAGAAAGTTTGCTGCTGCTTTCATTGCCACTGGTCTTCCGCTGAACATACTTGT TAACAATGCAGGGATCATGGCACCTCCATTCACCCTGTCGAAGGACGGAATTGAACAACAGTTTGCTGTTAACCACTTGGGTGGATTTCTTTTGACAAATCTATTGTTGGACACTCTGAAGAACACTGCTCGCGATTGTGGCAAAGAAGGGAGGATTGTTAACATTGCATCAACACTCCACACTTATACCTACAAAGAAGGAATTCTTTTCGACAAAATCAATGACAAAGACTG TTATGATCCCAACTATGCCTATGGACAGTCAAAGCTCTGTAACATATTGCACTGTGTTGAGCTCTCAAGGCGTTTGAAG GAGGAAGGCGCGAATGTCACTGCAAATTCGCTTCATCCTGGACTTATTGCCACTAATATCAGCCAAAATAGCGGCATTCTTGGCT GTTACCTCGCCTGTACTCAGTTCTTGTTGAAAAATATTCCTCAAGGAGCTGCAACTACGTGCTATGTGGCATTGAACCCTAAAGTCAATGGTGTTAGCGGTGAATTTTTCCAGGACAATAACATCGTTAAAGCAAGCAAAATGGCTAGAGATCCAGAAGTTGCCAAGAAGCTGTGGGAGTTTAGCTTGACCTTTACAGAGGCcaaatga
- the LOC108209944 gene encoding mitogen-activated protein kinase kinase kinase YODA: MPWWAKSSSKDANTKSNKGSFIDKLHRKFRTVSEGKCKSGSGASGKQHCDTVLEHASPSPATSSSTQVSRCQSFAERNQAQPLPLPGMQNTNVRCEGTRKKSRAKSGASKGSKQFLFAPLPKQGGLPYGPDPIDAEAAVGTTSVSSDISTDSDYPSDSHLPSPHASDYEIRSRTAIDSPSSLKKTQLPITTQNNSRGKLRPASTVLNKQIPTSPKQGRTGSHVPNIQIPHYGAFCSAPDSIMSSPSRSPMRVPGPELVRNTGFWAGRPFADLPSLGSGHCSSPGSGHNSGQNSVGGDMAGQLFWQHSRCSPECSPIPSPRMTSPGPSSRIHSGAVTPLHPLVGGATESPAKWPDDRKQQGHRLPLPPITISNAYPFSPSYSTGTTPAPRSPSRTENPTSPGSCWKKGQLLGRGTFGHVYVGFNSESGEMCAMKEVTLFSDDAKSKESAQQLGQEVALLSRLRHPNIVQYLGSEMANDRLYIYLEYVSGGSIYKILQDYGQLGEAAIRSYTKQILSGLAYLHAKNTLHRDIKGANILVDPNGRVKLADFGMAKHIAGPSCPLSLKGSPYWMAPEIIKNSNACNLAVDIWSLGCTVLEMATTKPPWSQFEGVAAMFKIGHSKELPEIPDHLSDEGKDFVRLCLQRNPSDRPSAAQLLEHAFVKNAAPLERRMPCSVPSEATPSVDGFGHAKNLSCLDPGVVMNHFRGPKISLGSSDAHVLRNISCPVSPIASPFLHSRSPQGMSPRPCSSPISSPHVISGSSTPLSGGGGAIPFHLSKQSLPYSHEGMGMTQRSQNSFYPKSGLPYKELKPELFRGAPKASHIFQEAIQSEKGIFRHHYGRSAQDVGTYNGQLSANLVSPPPLKDQLKSNPPVDLCRKN; this comes from the exons ATGCCTTGGTGGGCAAAATCCTCATCAAAGGACGCAaatacaaaatcaaataaagGAAGCTTTATTGATAAATTACACAGGAAGTTCAGGACTGTGTCTGAAGGGAAGTGCAAAAGTGGATCAGGAGCTTCTGGCAAACAACATTGTGATACTGTATTAGAACATGCATCTCCATCTCCAGCAACATCATCCTCCACACAAGTATCACGATGTCAGAGCTTTGCGGAGAGAAATCAGGCCCAACCACTTCCCCTTCCTGGAATGCAAAATACTAATGTACGTTGTGAAGGTACTAGAAAGAAATCAAGAGCAAAatctggagccagcaaaggtTCCAAACAGTTTTTGTTTGCGCCCCTTCCCAAGCAGGGTGGTCTGCCATATGGTCCAGATCCTATAGATGCTGAGGCAGCTGTAGGGACTACTTCTGTTTCTAGTGATATATCTACTGATAGTGATTATCCATCAGACTCGCATCTCCCAAGTCCTCATGCATCTGATTATGAAATAAGGAGTAGAACTGCGATTGACAGTCCTTCTAG TTTAAAGAAGACACAGTTGCCTATCACTACCCAGAACAATTCAAGAGGGAAGCTGAGGCCAGCTAGCACTGTTTTGAATAAGCAAATCCCTACATCACCCAAACAGGGCCGTACAGGCTCTCATGTGCCAAATATACAAATTCCTCATTATGGTGCATTTTGCAGTGCTCCAGACAGCATAATGTCTAGTCCTTCTCGAAGTCCAATGAGAGTGCCTGGTCCGGAGCTTGTCCGGAACACTGGTTTTTGGGCAGGAAGACCTTTTGCAGATTTACCTTCGCTTGGGTCTGGACATTGCTCTAGTCCAGGCTCAGGTCACAATTCAGGACAAAATTCAGTTGGAGGAGATATGGCTGGTCAGCTATTTTGGCAGCATAGTAGATGTAGTCCTGAATGTTCGCCAATACCGAGTCCCAGGATGACAAGCCCCGGGCCTAGCTCCAGAATACATAGTGGTGCTGTCACCCCTTTGCATCCACTAGTTGGAGGGGCAACAGAATCACCTGCAAAGTGGCCTGATGACAGAAAGCAGCAAGGCCACCGGCTTCCCCTTCCACCCATAACAATTTCTAATGCATATCCTTTCTCTCCTTCATATTCTACTGGAACAACTCCAGCTCCTCGAAGCCCTAGTAGGACAGAAAATCCTACTAGTCCTGGCTCTTGCTGGAAGAAGGGGCAACTACTTGGTCGAGGAACATTTGGTCATGTGTATGTTGGTTTCAATAG TGAAAGTGGTGAAATGTGCGCAATGAAGGAGGTAACACTATTTTCAGATGATGCAAAGTCAAAGGAAAGTGCACAACAGTTAGGGCAA GAAGTTGCATTACTAAGTCGTTTAAGGCATCCAAACATTGTACAGTATCTTGGATCTGAAATGGCAA ATGacagactatatatatatctggaGTATGTTTCAGGTGGTTCCATTTACAAAATCCTTCAAGACTATGGTCAGTTGGGTGAAGCTGCAATCCGAAGTTATACTAAGCAAATTTTATCTGGGCTTGCGTACTTGCATGCTAAGAATACACTTCATAG GGATATAAAGGGTGCAAATATACTGGTTGATCCAAATGGTCGGGTGAAGTTGGCAGACTTTGGGATGGCGAAGCAT ATTGCTGGACCATCATGCCCATTATCATTAAAGGGAAGCCCTTACTGGATGGCACCGGAG ATTATTAAGAATTCAAACGCCTGCAACCTAGCTGTGGATATTTGGAGTCTTGGGTGCACTGTTTTGGAGATGGCGACGACAAAACCACCTTGGAGTCAATTTGAGGGG GTTGCTGCTATGTTCAAGATAGGACATAGCAAGGAGCTTCCTGAAATTCCTGACCATCTCTCAGATGAAGGCAAGGATTTCGTAAGATTGTGTTTGCAGCGTAACCCATCAGACCGCCCCTCTGCTGCTCAGCTGTTGGAGCATGCTTTTGTTAAGAATGCTGCGCCTTTGGAAAGACGTATGCCATGTTCTGTGCCTTCAGAAGCAACCCCATCAGTAGAC GGTTTTGGACATGCTAAAAATCTTTCATGCTTGGACCCAGGAGTGGTGATGAATCATTTTAGAGGTCCAAAAATATCATTAGGTtccag TGATGCTCATGTGCTGCGGAATATATCATGCCCAGTTTCACCTATTGCAAGCCCTTTTCTTCATTCACGATCACCTCAGGGTATGAGCCCAAGGCCATGTTCTTCCCCCATATCAAGCCCCCATGTCATCTCTGGATCGTCTACACCCCTCAGTGGCGGCGGTGGAGCCATTCCATTCCATCTTTCAAAGCAGTCACTACCTTACTCGCATGAAGGCATGGGAATGACCCAGAGGTCCCAAAACAGTTTCTACCCAAAAAGTGGTTTGCCCTACAAAGAGCTGAAGCCTGAACTGTTCCGCGGGGCACCAAAAGCCTCTCATATATTCCAGGAAGCAATCCAATCTGAAAAGGGGATTTTCAGGCATCATTATGGGCGGTCAGCACAAGATGTGGGAACATATAATGGACAGTTGTCAGCAAATCTAGTGTCTCCACCTCCGCTGAAAGATCAACTCAAGTCAAATCCACCTGTGGATCTGTGTCggaaaaattaa
- the LOC108210060 gene encoding uncharacterized protein LOC108210060, giving the protein MNGEMRGLNNTLDTINAAANAIASAGNRLPQSSSVQKTRWGGCWSIYSCFGSGSGRQRKRIGPAVFVPETTVVAEAPAAQNLNHVPSIILPFFAPPSSPASFLQSEPPSATLSPTGSVTLSANMYSPGGPANIFAVGPYAHETQLVTPPGFSSSTFTTEPGTPFTPPPESLQFTTPSSPEVPFARFLGPNHQNGESDKKFPFSHYDFQSYQLYPGSPVGQLISPSSGISQSGTSSPFPDSDAVPDRLQSLEFQTSNAPKLWNLENLSPRKWKSQQGSGSLTPDAVHCRPRDGFVLDRQKSDISPLPTAFNGWRHDEIVVNHRVSFEITAEEVVRCVEKKSASSAKAVSVLPEYVECLREGHENLSELADDQECYTSGQLEATHKRTSGDPEDEQRRHKHRSITLGSSKEFNFDSADGGHSDKRTSIASDWWANENVIGKEVVPSKNWSFFPVMQPGVS; this is encoded by the exons ATGAATGGGGAAATGAGGGGGTTGAATAACACGTTGGATACTATAAACGCAGCTGCGAATGCGATCGCATCAGCTGGGAATCGGTTGCCTCAATCTTCTTCTGttcag AAAACAAGATGGGGAGGCTGTTGGAGCATATATTCAtgttttggatctggatctggtAGACAAAGGAAACGGATAGGACCTGCTGTTTTTGTTCCTGAGACAACAGTAGTAGCAGAAGCTCCTGCAGCTCAAAACTTAAACCATGTACCTTCGATCATACTTCCTTTTTTTGCACCTCCATCATCTCCAGCCTCTTTCCTTCAGTCAGAACCTCCTTCAGCGACTTTATCACCAACTGGATCAGTTACCCTATCTGCCAACATGTACTCACCTGGTGGGCCAGCAAACATATTTGCCGTCGGTCCTTATGCCCATGAAACCCAGTTGGTAACCCCCCCGGGGTTCTCAAGTTCAACATTTACTACTGAACCAGGTACTCCGTTTACTCCTCCCCCCGAGTCCCTTCAGTTTACGACACCTTCCTCGCCTGAGGTCCCATTCGCTCGGTTCCTTGGACCCAATCACCAAAATGGGGAATCTGATAAAAAATTTCCGTTCTCCCATTATGACTTCCAATCTTATCAGCTTTACCCTGGAAGCCCAGTTGGCCAACTGATCTCTCCCAGCTCAGGCATTTCCCAATCAGGCACCTCATCTCCTTTTCCTGATTCTGATGCTGTTCCTGATCGTCTCCAATCCCTTGAATTTCAGACCAGCAATGCTCCGAAGCTCTGGAACCTTGAGAACCTGTCTCCCCGTAAATGGAAATCACAACAAGGATCTGGTTCTTTGACCCCAGATGCTGTGCACTGCAGACCTCGTGATGGTTTTGTGCTGGATCGCCAAAAATCAGACATTTCTCCTCTCCCAACTGCTTTTAATGGGTGGCGACATGATGAAATTGTAGTCAATCATAGAGTTTCATTTGAAATAACGGCCGAAGAAGTTGTGAGATGTGTGGAAAAGAAGTCAGCTTCATCAGCAAAGGCTGTATCAGTACTCCCCGAGTATGTAGAATGTCTTCGAGAAGGGCATGAGAATTTATCAGAGCTGGCTGATGATCAGGAGTGTTATACAAGTGGACAACTAGAAGCGACTCATAAGAGAACTTCTGGAGACCCTGAGGATGAACAGAGGCGTCATAAGCATCGGTCAATCACTCTTGGTTCTTCTAAGGAATTCAACTTTGATAGTGCTGATGGAGGACATTCCGATAAGCGCACTTCTATTGCCTCCGACTGGTGGGCCAATGAAAATGTTATTGGGAAGGAGGTTGTTCCAAGTAAGAACTGGTCCTTCTTCCCAGTTATGCAGCCAGGTGTCAGTTAA